A portion of the Planctomycetota bacterium genome contains these proteins:
- the yajC gene encoding preprotein translocase subunit YajC: MKTYALVAQTAEPAPKPDGEQQPGANYNWLIMMVLVFGVFYLLVWRPQSKKRKDEEKKRQDMLTSLQKSAHVVTIGGIHGIVASVGEDEVVLKIDEKSDVRIRVSRSAIHQVIGPEGEGEEKDKKA, encoded by the coding sequence GTGAAAACGTACGCACTGGTGGCTCAAACGGCGGAGCCGGCCCCGAAGCCTGACGGGGAACAGCAGCCCGGCGCCAACTACAACTGGCTCATCATGATGGTGCTGGTCTTCGGCGTGTTTTATCTTCTGGTCTGGCGGCCGCAGAGCAAGAAGCGCAAGGACGAAGAGAAGAAGCGGCAGGACATGCTGACGTCGCTCCAGAAGAGCGCTCACGTGGTGACGATCGGCGGCATCCACGGGATCGTCGCGTCCGTCGGGGAGGACGAAGTCGTCCTGAAGATAGACGAAAAGTCGGACGTGCGGATCCGCGTGTCCCGCAGCGCCATCCACCAGGTGATCGGGCCTGAAGGCGAGGGTGAGGAGAAAGACAAGAAGGCGTAG
- the tgt gene encoding tRNA guanosine(34) transglycosylase Tgt: GFAWDVLRAPGGSAGPRVGRLTTPHGAVETPAFIPVGTKATVKGVGPETLRDLGVQMVLANTYHLALRPGADVVRALGGLHAIMGWDGPILTDSGGFQVFSLADLRGLTDEGVTFRSHIDGAQMTLTPESAVAIQNQLGADVIMALDVCPPYPCPRAEVAEAVRRTLDWAERCREVHRDPRQALWAIVQGGVEKDLRLACAKRLVAMDFPGYAIGGVSVGEGHDHLVEVVEWTAPRLPPDKPRYLMGVGEMRDVVAAVARGVDFFDCVLPTRNGRNASAFTFDGPIRVRNEQFRTDTRPLEADCDCPACRRFSRGALRHLFMAGEMLGPILLSMHNLRFYTRLFERLREGIREGRLETVGQALLDRYGGKA; this comes from the coding sequence ACGGCTTTGCGTGGGACGTTCTCCGAGCGCCGGGCGGCTCCGCGGGGCCGCGCGTCGGCCGACTGACGACCCCGCATGGCGCCGTCGAGACGCCGGCGTTCATTCCGGTCGGCACGAAAGCGACCGTCAAGGGCGTAGGCCCCGAAACGCTTCGGGACCTCGGCGTCCAAATGGTCCTGGCCAATACGTACCATCTGGCCCTTCGGCCGGGGGCGGACGTGGTGCGCGCCTTGGGCGGGCTGCATGCCATCATGGGGTGGGACGGTCCGATCCTGACGGATAGCGGCGGCTTCCAGGTGTTCAGCCTCGCGGACCTTCGCGGACTGACCGACGAGGGGGTCACGTTCCGGAGCCACATTGATGGCGCCCAGATGACGCTGACGCCGGAGTCAGCCGTTGCAATCCAGAACCAGTTGGGCGCCGATGTGATCATGGCGCTGGACGTGTGTCCGCCGTATCCGTGCCCGCGCGCGGAGGTGGCGGAAGCCGTCCGCCGGACCCTCGACTGGGCCGAGCGGTGCCGCGAGGTCCACCGGGATCCGCGACAGGCTTTGTGGGCCATCGTGCAAGGCGGGGTCGAGAAGGATCTGAGGCTCGCGTGTGCGAAGCGGCTGGTGGCGATGGATTTTCCCGGCTATGCGATCGGCGGCGTAAGCGTCGGCGAGGGTCACGACCATCTCGTGGAGGTCGTGGAGTGGACGGCCCCGCGCCTGCCGCCGGACAAGCCGCGCTACCTCATGGGCGTCGGCGAGATGCGCGACGTGGTGGCGGCCGTCGCGCGGGGTGTGGATTTCTTTGACTGCGTCCTCCCGACGCGCAATGGGCGCAACGCGAGCGCCTTCACGTTTGATGGGCCGATACGCGTTCGGAACGAGCAGTTCCGGACGGACACCCGGCCGTTGGAAGCGGATTGCGACTGCCCGGCCTGCCGGCGCTTCAGCCGGGGGGCGCTTCGGCACCTTTTCATGGCAGGCGAGATGCTGGGACCTATCCTCCTGAGCATGCACAACTTGCGGTTCTACACGCGCCTGTTCGAGCGCCTGCGGGAGGGGATCCGCGAAGGTCGCCTGGAAACCGTGGGCCAGGCATTACTTGACAGATACGGCGGCAAAGCATAA